The DNA window TTATGCATTAATTtgcaatttattaaatatttttataaaaaatatatcggtttgcaatttattaaatatatttataaaatattaaatgctAGCTGCttcaaatacaattaaaaatatcaatttaaatattttggaaataAATTTCAATAACTTTGTTAGTTATTCGAGATTGACATCTATCTTATTAATGCACTATAACTCTTATTAATGTATTATAACTATCAGtaataatgatattttttttcctttattgTGGTAGGGTAATGTGATATATTTGGCCATCGTGATACATTGACTTCTACCATGTTTTTCTTTTGGGATAAAGTTGTAATAAAAGTTACAAACAAATTTTTGTTGGGTGTTTACATTCAAATTCAATCACATGTTTAAttcatatttgatgtttttttttggaaaattggaGATCAAGTATTTctaaatatatatgcaacaacaattatttatattattataattaaaaataaaaatatgcagtAAATTGTTATCAATTTATATTTAtatcaaattatttaaattattaatgagCTTTTTCTATGTTTCTATATGAATGAACCGCCTTTTAAAAGGAAGGTTTTAAAAGGAAGGGATAGTCGATTGACGAAGAAATATAATGTTTTATTATTTGAgatcaaaaaattaataaaaacctgagatgaaaaaattaaaagaaacattAGAATATGAAGAACATGAAGGGACATACAAATTTTTGTTGGTTGTTTACATTCAAATTCAATCACGtgtttaattcatattttatgttttttctttttggaaAATTGGAGATCAAGTATTTctaaatatatatgcaacaacaattattaatattattataattaaaaataaaaatatgtaataaattattattaatttatatcaaATCATTTAAATTATCAATGAACTTTTTCTATGTGAATAAACTGCCTTTTAAAAGGAAGGGACAGTGGATTGACGAAGAaatttaatgttttattatttgagataaaaaagttaataaaaatttgagatgaaaaaaattaaaagaaacattAGAACATGAAGGGACATTCAAACGAAaccgttgttgttgtttttttttttgccgcaaatgaaaaaaatagagaatagaataattttattataataataataatgataataacttataattttattacaaaggttgttataataataataataataattaataataataataataataataataataataataattattattattattattatgataatgatttttaaaaagaccagtttttcaatatttaatattttaatagtgAATAACTTCccttttatgaatttttaatatTCAATCGTATCCTTCTCCTTTTTCAATATTCAAATAATTAAGTTTTATGAAATTGCTCACTTTTTCAATATTcaatgtaaatatatatatatatatatatatatatatatatatatatatatatatatatatatatatatatatatatatatatatatatatatatatatatatatatatatatatatatatatatatatatatatatatatatatatatatatatatatatataaaattaagttTCACAAAATCTTAATTGTAgtgtaaattaatataattaagttTACCAAAATCTTAATTGTAGTACAAATGGTTTATTGGGTATACAcattattcaattttatttataatttataatttttaatttttaaaagtagtttatcattaatattaataatattaatcaattTTGCTTtggttgaaaaaaaattattaggttgttttattaaattatttgatCCGTTTATGCTATTtagcaatgttttaaaaaccaaacCGGAGAAAGAACCGTTAAAACATGTGGGTCATGGTTCAATCGGTTCAACCGGTTCAACCGTGATTGAAccgtatattaaatttaaactaaaaaaattaataaatatattatattattaaatatcctaataaaattgatttatatcataatttgtaaaataaaattctcaaataaatacGATACTAATAAACAAGCTTACAAAATAAGAAGAATGCAATGTAAGACCTAATAACAAATCATAAAATTAGTTAAGGatcaatatgtatatatttgtccTAATTGTTTAACTCAAAGCCATAAGTTATTCATCAGTATAATTTTTTACATCTCTTTACATACCAACATCGGTTATCCTGTGTCCACATACATTAcattatttcttctctttctatTACATTTACAATTGTCTTGTGTCCTTCAATTTTATTCTTTGTTTTCCATCTATACAATTTTAAATGTTtgctataattatttttttagatttaaacaaagaaataaaatgaagtaaaacataaaaaattatctttgattttttgaaccGTCTGGTTCATCAAAACCGGTCCCGATTTTACTGTTATTTTGCGCTTGAAGTAATTTTATCCTAATTTTATAGACCTAACCATTTATTGGTCCAAACCGAACCGGATTAGACAACGGTTCAAGGTTGAATCGGTTCAACCGGCCGGGTCAATTCGGGTTTTAAAACATTGCTATTTAGAGCATATTTTTATGCAAAGATCAAAAGATATTAGTATCATTTTCTCAATCAATTTTGCAACAATCGTATTTTTGTGCAAAGATCAAAAGAAATTAGTATCATTTTCTACACTACAATCTTTAGCTAAATGTTTAGTTATTGTTATTATGTCGGATAGGCCAACTCAAAATAAAGTTCTATTTCATAATATTAAGTTAAATGAAATTTACTCAATTTTTCATGATATGTTTGTTTAGAAGAATTTAATCTTGcagtatttttaattatatctcaaaattaaatttatttaaatatattaaataacataaatttagttatttgattaaatatatttttgacttaactagaattttatttttcatcttttgCTTCATTTAAgaattaatcttttttttttaaaattaaaatagttttcGTCTTCGTCATCATCATCACTGTCACTGTCACTATACGGTTCTCGCCCTCTTCTTTTCGAATTAGTACCATCCGATTTGAGTGCTTGAAAGTCTTGTAATTCTGGAATAACCAACCTGTTTCAGGGAAATAGAGAGAAATTCAACATGATATATATGTAAAAAAGTAAACTTTAGattgaaatgttgaaattcaaGTACTTGCCTGCAAAGAGGGTTTTGAGAAAAGGGTGAAATTGAAGGTTTTGTTGGGCAAGGTGAAGAAAGATGATAAGGGTAAAGTGAGTGTCATTTCTTCAAGCACAGAAATGAAGGTGTTAATCttaatcttatatatatatatatatatatatatatatatatattaagattaagattaacACCTTCATTTCTGTGCTTGAAGAAATGACACTCACTTTACCCTTATCATCTTTCTTCACCTTGCCCAACAAAACCTTCAATTTCACCCTTTTCTCAAAACCCTCTTTGCAGGCAAGTACttgaatttcaacatttcaatCTAAAGTTTACTTTTTTACATATATATCATGTTGAATTTCTCTCTATTTCCCTGAAACAGGTTGGTTATTCCAGAATTACAAGACTTCAAGCACTCAAATCGGATGGTACTAATTCGAAAAGAAGAGGGCGAGAACCGTATAGTGACAGTGACAGTGATGATGATGACGAAGATGATGTGTCGTCTTCGTCGAAACAAAATGACCCTTATGCTATGAATCTCGAAGAGAGACAGGAATGGAGGAGGAAAATCAGACAGGTTATGGATAAGAAACCTGATATTCAAGAGGTTGTAGATACCgatgaaaagaagaagagaatgcAAAAGCTTATTAATGATTACCAACTTGTTGTGGAAGAGGAGGATCCTAATTGGCCTCAAGATGCTGATGGTTGGGGATTTAGTCTCGGCCAGTTTTTCGATAAGATTactattcaaaataaaaagaaggaagatgatgatgatgacaatgatgatgttgatgatgataagGAAGTAGAGTGGCAAGATGACAATTACATTCGTCCTATCAAAGACATTAAGGCTGCGGAATGGGAGGAAACTGTGTTTAAAGACATTAGTCCCTTGATTATTCTGGTGCACAATCGGTATA is part of the Vicia villosa cultivar HV-30 ecotype Madison, WI linkage group LG2, Vvil1.0, whole genome shotgun sequence genome and encodes:
- the LOC131645870 gene encoding thioredoxin-like fold domain-containing protein MRL7L, chloroplastic, with amino-acid sequence MTLTLPLSSFFTLPNKTFNFTLFSKPSLQVGYSRITRLQALKSDGTNSKRRGREPYSDSDSDDDDEDDVSSSSKQNDPYAMNLEERQEWRRKIRQVMDKKPDIQEVVDTDEKKKRMQKLINDYQLVVEEEDPNWPQDADGWGFSLGQFFDKITIQNKKKEDDDDDNDDVDDDKEVEWQDDNYIRPIKDIKAAEWEETVFKDISPLIILVHNRYRRPKENEKIRDELVKAVHIIWNCGLPSPRCVAIDAVVETELVAALKVSAFPEVIFTRAGKILFRDKAIRNADEWSKVMAFYYYRGAKPPCLTNVPDLQENIPSFTINN